From Streptomyces durmitorensis, a single genomic window includes:
- the cynS gene encoding cyanase, which yields MTQAQFDPTARQALAVTAVEAKVRKDLSWQQIADVTGYSVAFVTAAVLGQHALPEPAARAVAELLGLDADAATLLQTIPTRGSIPGGIPTDPTIYRFYEMLQVYGTTLKALVHEEFGDGIISAINFRLDVKKVADPEGGERAVITLDGKYLPTKPF from the coding sequence ATGACGCAAGCCCAGTTCGACCCCACCGCCCGCCAGGCCCTGGCCGTCACCGCCGTCGAGGCCAAGGTGCGCAAGGATCTGTCCTGGCAGCAGATAGCCGACGTCACCGGCTACTCGGTCGCCTTCGTCACCGCCGCCGTGCTCGGCCAGCACGCCCTGCCGGAGCCGGCCGCGCGGGCCGTCGCCGAGCTCCTCGGCCTGGACGCCGACGCGGCGACGCTGCTCCAGACCATCCCGACGCGTGGTTCCATCCCCGGCGGGATCCCCACCGACCCGACCATCTACCGCTTCTACGAAATGCTCCAGGTCTACGGCACCACGCTCAAGGCCCTGGTCCACGAGGAGTTCGGCGACGGCATCATCAGCGCGATCAACTTCAGGCTTGACGTGAAGAAGGTCGCCGACCCCGAGGGCGGGGAGCGCGCCGTCATCACCCTGGACGGCAAGTACCTGCCGACCAAGCCCTTCTGA
- a CDS encoding alpha/beta hydrolase — MTKIKRNAALLAASAAVLSLTAPLAATASTPAAPTAPATAKSLDWQPCKGSGVDPRQECATVEVPMDYAHPKGKQIGIAVSRIPGENPDARRGALLLIPGGPGGSGINNPSGKGQKLPQAVRDAYDLIGFDPRGMGRSTPVSCGLGQADLAPSRLRPWPAPDGSVTGNMTAARRVSDACARNGGDLIRHISTANEARDLDRVRAALGERKVSAWGVSYGTYVGAVYSQLFPHRTDRVVLDSNDDPDPTRVSRGWLAGHEQGVEDTFPEFAKWASAPGNPDRLARTAAEVRPLFLRLAAELDRDPIPWPGANPAELDGNVLRQALLTTLYDPDDFPGLAELILAARKGTVPPAPQAPPEAVLQNAVAVGSAVLCNDIEWPGSPDAYAKEVAESRSKYPLTAGMPRNAMPCAAWPFRPKEAPVRITDSGPSNILLVQNERDPATPLSGALKLRTSLGERATMVTVNSTGHDAYLDNGNECGDRTVSHFLATGERPSRDKYCG; from the coding sequence ATGACGAAGATCAAGCGAAACGCAGCCCTGCTCGCCGCCTCCGCGGCCGTCCTCAGCCTGACCGCACCGCTGGCCGCGACGGCCTCGACGCCCGCCGCCCCCACCGCTCCCGCCACGGCCAAGTCGCTCGACTGGCAGCCGTGCAAGGGCAGCGGCGTCGACCCCCGCCAGGAGTGCGCCACCGTCGAAGTCCCGATGGACTACGCCCACCCCAAGGGCAAGCAGATCGGCATCGCCGTCTCGCGCATCCCCGGCGAGAACCCCGATGCGCGCCGCGGCGCACTGCTCCTGATCCCCGGCGGGCCCGGCGGCTCCGGCATCAACAACCCTTCGGGCAAGGGCCAGAAGCTGCCGCAGGCGGTCCGGGACGCCTACGACCTGATCGGCTTCGACCCCCGGGGCATGGGCCGCTCCACCCCGGTCAGCTGCGGCCTCGGCCAAGCCGACCTCGCCCCGTCGAGACTGCGCCCCTGGCCCGCTCCCGACGGTTCCGTCACCGGCAACATGACCGCGGCCCGGCGGGTGTCGGACGCCTGCGCACGCAACGGCGGCGACCTCATCCGCCACATCAGCACCGCCAACGAGGCGCGCGACCTCGACCGCGTCCGCGCGGCGCTCGGCGAGCGGAAGGTCTCCGCGTGGGGCGTCTCGTACGGAACCTACGTCGGCGCGGTCTACAGCCAGCTCTTCCCGCACCGCACCGACCGCGTCGTCCTCGACAGCAACGACGACCCCGACCCCACGCGGGTCTCCCGCGGCTGGCTCGCCGGGCATGAGCAGGGAGTCGAGGACACCTTCCCCGAGTTCGCCAAGTGGGCCTCGGCACCCGGTAATCCGGACCGGCTGGCCCGGACGGCGGCCGAGGTGCGCCCGCTCTTCCTGCGCCTGGCCGCCGAGCTGGACCGCGACCCGATCCCCTGGCCGGGCGCCAACCCCGCGGAGCTCGACGGCAACGTCCTGCGCCAGGCCCTGCTGACCACCCTCTATGACCCCGACGACTTCCCCGGCCTGGCCGAGCTGATCCTGGCCGCCCGGAAGGGCACGGTCCCGCCCGCGCCGCAGGCTCCCCCGGAGGCGGTGCTGCAGAACGCCGTCGCGGTGGGCTCCGCCGTCCTCTGCAATGACATCGAGTGGCCCGGGTCGCCGGACGCGTACGCGAAGGAGGTCGCCGAGAGCCGGTCCAAGTACCCCCTGACCGCGGGGATGCCGAGGAACGCGATGCCCTGCGCGGCCTGGCCGTTCCGGCCGAAGGAGGCCCCGGTGCGGATCACCGACAGCGGCCCGTCCAACATCCTCCTCGTCCAGAACGAACGCGACCCGGCGACCCCGCTCAGCGGCGCCCTCAAGCTCCGCACGTCCCTGGGCGAGCGAGCCACGATGGTGACGGTGAACTCGACGGGACACGACGCCTACCTCGACAACGGCAATGAGTGCGGCGACCGGACGGTCTCCCACTTCCTGGCGACGGGGGAGCGGCCGAGCCGGGACAAGTACTGCGGCTAG
- a CDS encoding aminoglycoside phosphotransferase family protein, producing MTEPAVEVQPLVRQKAHSLGALGERWLAGLPGLIRDLERRWSIEVGRSLPGGSASYVARARIEDGRDAVLKLSLPTPDFAAQVQTLHLARGHGYAKLLAHDLDRHAMLQEALGPSMDRLGLDPWRQIKTLCAMLQSAWRVPRAPGLSVDPSQEKALALGELVGRLWEGLGRPCSERVVAQALTYAERRAAAFDPGRCVVVHGDPHPGNALRVTAPRPGAEAGFVFVDPDGFLADPAYDLGVVLRDWCGELRGMDAASAVGLVRSYCAQLSERTGVDQRAVWEWGFLERVSTGLYVLDFGAQELGRPFLDTAESLA from the coding sequence GTGACCGAGCCCGCCGTCGAAGTCCAGCCCCTCGTACGCCAGAAGGCCCACAGCCTCGGAGCCCTCGGGGAGCGGTGGCTGGCCGGGCTGCCCGGTCTCATCCGTGATCTGGAGCGGCGCTGGTCCATCGAGGTCGGGCGGTCGCTGCCCGGCGGGAGTGCCTCGTACGTGGCGCGGGCCCGGATCGAGGACGGACGTGACGCGGTGCTCAAACTCTCCCTTCCCACGCCGGACTTCGCCGCCCAGGTGCAGACCCTTCACCTCGCGCGGGGGCACGGGTACGCGAAGCTCCTTGCCCATGATCTCGACCGTCACGCGATGCTCCAGGAAGCGCTCGGGCCTTCGATGGACCGGCTCGGTCTCGATCCGTGGCGGCAGATCAAGACGTTGTGCGCCATGCTCCAGAGCGCTTGGCGGGTACCTCGCGCACCGGGGCTGAGCGTCGATCCGTCGCAGGAGAAGGCCCTCGCCCTGGGCGAGTTGGTCGGACGGCTGTGGGAGGGCCTCGGCCGGCCCTGCTCGGAGCGGGTCGTGGCCCAGGCCCTGACGTACGCCGAACGGCGGGCAGCGGCGTTCGATCCCGGCCGTTGCGTCGTCGTGCACGGCGACCCTCATCCGGGCAACGCGCTGCGGGTCACCGCGCCGCGGCCCGGGGCAGAGGCGGGGTTCGTCTTCGTGGATCCCGACGGGTTCCTCGCCGATCCCGCGTACGACCTGGGGGTCGTACTCCGCGACTGGTGCGGGGAGTTGAGGGGTATGGACGCGGCTTCGGCCGTGGGTCTGGTCCGCTCCTACTGCGCGCAGCTCTCGGAGCGGACCGGGGTGGATCAGCGGGCGGTCTGGGAGTGGGGCTTCCTGGAGCGGGTCTCCACCGGGCTCTATGTGCTCGACTTCGGTGCGCAGGAGCTCGGTCGGCCGTTCCTGGACACCGCGGAGTCGCTGGCCTGA
- the cynR gene encoding transcriptional regulator CynR, producing the protein MALELRHLRYLLAVSEHGNFTRAAEDLRISQPTLSQQIKQLEKSLGVQLLDRTGRSVRLTDAGEAYVPYARRALRDLAAAERAVLDVQDLTRGHLRLAMTPTFTAYLIGPLVARFHARHPAISLDVREMNQDGIEAALLADELDLGIAFSADHLPGITGTALFTETLGLVVGPRHPHTGRDEPLPVREMTEGLELALLSGDFATRGHIDAYLAAHHVRPRITVEANSINALTEIVHRTGLATVLPDALTRDHPHLHPVTLAPALPARTVVLLRRDSAYTSAAAQALTGLIRQWEA; encoded by the coding sequence ATGGCCTTGGAACTGCGCCACCTGCGCTATCTGCTCGCCGTCTCCGAGCACGGCAACTTCACCCGCGCCGCCGAAGACCTGCGCATCTCCCAGCCGACCCTCTCCCAGCAGATCAAGCAGCTGGAGAAGTCACTGGGCGTCCAGCTCCTGGACCGCACCGGCCGCAGTGTCCGCCTGACCGATGCCGGGGAGGCCTACGTCCCCTACGCGCGCCGTGCCCTGCGCGACCTCGCCGCGGCCGAACGCGCCGTCCTCGACGTACAGGACCTGACCCGCGGCCATCTGCGCCTAGCGATGACCCCGACGTTCACGGCCTACCTCATCGGCCCGCTCGTCGCCCGGTTCCACGCCCGCCATCCGGCGATCAGCCTCGACGTGCGCGAGATGAACCAGGACGGCATCGAGGCCGCGCTGCTCGCCGACGAACTCGACCTGGGGATCGCCTTCAGCGCGGACCACCTTCCCGGCATCACCGGAACGGCGCTGTTCACCGAGACCCTCGGCCTCGTCGTGGGGCCCCGCCACCCGCACACGGGACGCGACGAGCCGCTGCCCGTGCGGGAGATGACCGAAGGTCTCGAACTGGCCCTGCTCAGCGGCGACTTCGCCACACGCGGCCACATCGACGCCTATCTCGCCGCACACCACGTGCGGCCGCGCATCACCGTGGAAGCCAACTCGATCAACGCTCTGACGGAGATCGTCCACCGCACCGGCCTGGCCACGGTCCTGCCCGACGCGCTCACCCGCGACCACCCCCACCTGCACCCCGTCACGCTCGCCCCCGCACTGCCCGCCCGCACGGTGGTACTCCTGCGCCGCGACAGCGCCTACACCAGTGCCGCGGCGCAGGCGCTGACCGGGCTCATCCGGCAGTGGGAAGCGTGA
- a CDS encoding aldo/keto reductase: MASQTDGRTGRVLYGCMGIGGTWDTTPYTAKDIAGAEAAVDAALEAGVTVFDHADIYRHGKSEAVFGEVLARATGLRDRIVLQTKCGIRLADGDRPGLYDLRGPSIVQRVEESLTRLRTDVIDVLLLHRPDPLTGPEDIAKALTTLHGQGLVRRFGVSNMSAAQIAHLRAHLDVPLVANQLEMSLESRDWVESGVLVNTPAASDSGFPHGTLEYCATNGIQLQAWGALARGRFTSGGDSPTARLVTDLAARKGTTPETILLWWLQRHPARIAPVIGTSRPERILACRDAVHREPELTHEEWYDLWITARGGPLP; this comes from the coding sequence ATGGCATCGCAGACCGACGGGCGCACCGGCCGCGTGCTGTACGGGTGCATGGGGATCGGCGGAACGTGGGACACCACGCCGTACACCGCCAAGGACATCGCCGGAGCAGAGGCCGCCGTGGACGCCGCCCTTGAGGCCGGCGTCACCGTGTTCGACCACGCTGACATCTACCGGCACGGCAAGTCCGAGGCAGTCTTCGGCGAAGTCCTTGCCAGAGCAACCGGGTTGCGCGACCGCATCGTCCTGCAGACCAAGTGCGGCATCCGCCTCGCCGACGGCGACCGGCCAGGGTTGTACGACCTGCGGGGCCCGAGCATCGTCCAGCGCGTCGAGGAGAGCCTCACCCGGCTGCGCACCGACGTGATCGACGTACTGCTCCTGCACCGCCCCGACCCACTGACGGGCCCGGAGGACATCGCGAAGGCCCTCACCACCCTGCACGGGCAGGGCCTGGTGCGCAGGTTCGGCGTGTCGAACATGAGCGCCGCCCAGATCGCCCACCTGCGGGCACACCTCGACGTGCCGCTGGTCGCCAACCAGCTGGAGATGAGCCTGGAGAGCCGCGACTGGGTCGAGTCGGGCGTGCTCGTGAACACACCGGCGGCGTCCGACAGCGGCTTCCCGCACGGAACGCTGGAATACTGCGCCACCAACGGAATCCAGCTGCAGGCCTGGGGAGCGCTCGCCAGGGGCCGCTTCACGAGCGGCGGCGATTCACCGACCGCTCGGCTCGTCACCGACCTCGCCGCCCGCAAGGGGACGACACCGGAGACCATCCTGCTGTGGTGGCTCCAGCGCCACCCGGCACGGATCGCCCCGGTCATCGGCACAAGCCGCCCCGAGCGCATCCTCGCCTGCCGGGACGCCGTGCACCGCGAACCGGAACTCACCCACGAGGAGTGGTACGACCTGTGGATCACCGCCCGCGGCGGACCGCTGCCCTAG
- a CDS encoding carbonic anhydrase, translating to MQDLTEGVARFRRDVFPAKADLFTHLADSHAPTTLFISCSDARVVPELITQSEPGELFVIRTAGNLVPAYAPGSDGVAAGIEYAVAVLGVSDVVVCGHSACGAMTALAEQHDLGGLPAVADWLRHADASRARAGAEACAEPGTEQLADLVRENVRAQLANLATHPSVARALLRGTLALHGWVYDIPTGTVEELDAAAVRA from the coding sequence ATGCAGGACCTCACCGAGGGTGTCGCGCGTTTCCGGCGCGATGTCTTCCCGGCGAAGGCCGACCTCTTCACCCACCTCGCGGACAGCCACGCGCCGACGACGCTCTTCATCAGCTGCTCCGACGCCCGGGTGGTGCCGGAGCTGATCACCCAGAGCGAGCCGGGTGAGCTGTTCGTCATCCGGACCGCGGGCAACCTCGTGCCCGCCTACGCACCTGGCTCGGACGGGGTGGCAGCCGGGATCGAGTACGCCGTCGCCGTCCTGGGTGTGTCGGACGTCGTCGTCTGCGGGCACTCCGCCTGCGGAGCGATGACCGCCCTCGCCGAACAGCACGACCTGGGCGGCCTGCCTGCCGTCGCCGACTGGCTGCGCCACGCGGACGCCTCCCGGGCCAGGGCCGGTGCCGAGGCCTGTGCCGAGCCGGGTACGGAACAGCTGGCCGACCTCGTACGGGAGAACGTGCGGGCCCAGCTGGCGAACCTCGCCACCCACCCCTCGGTGGCCCGCGCCCTGCTCCGGGGCACGCTCGCGCTGCACGGCTGGGTCTACGACATCCCCACCGGCACGGTCGAGGAACTCGACGCCGCCGCCGTCCGCGCCTGA
- a CDS encoding aldo/keto reductase, which yields MTSSTFRIGGEIGVRRIGFGAMRLATEAGAAREASIAVARRAVELGVTLIDTAFMYGWGANEELLVEALHPYPDDLLIATKVAIEKPQPGEEASINGRPEFLREQVEQALRRLRVERIGLLQMHRLDPKVPLADQLGTLREFQLDGRIGHIGLSEVTVDELDEARGIVDVASVQNRYSLLDREHEAVLDACDAAGIAFLPWRPVHPAASTATAEIAAVAAELDATAAQVALAWLLDRSPVVLPIPGTASLDHLAENVAAGDLRLSDEQRRRLDGITLPTAG from the coding sequence ATGACATCGAGCACCTTCCGCATCGGCGGTGAGATCGGCGTGCGCCGGATCGGGTTCGGGGCGATGCGCCTCGCGACCGAGGCCGGGGCGGCCAGGGAGGCCTCCATCGCGGTGGCCCGGCGGGCCGTCGAACTGGGCGTCACACTGATCGACACGGCGTTCATGTACGGCTGGGGCGCCAACGAGGAACTCCTGGTCGAGGCCCTGCATCCCTATCCGGACGACCTGCTCATCGCGACCAAGGTCGCCATCGAGAAGCCGCAGCCGGGGGAAGAGGCCTCGATCAACGGACGGCCGGAGTTCCTGCGTGAGCAGGTCGAGCAGGCCCTGCGCAGGCTTCGCGTGGAGCGGATCGGGCTGCTCCAGATGCACCGCCTCGATCCGAAGGTCCCGCTCGCCGATCAGCTCGGCACGCTGCGGGAGTTCCAACTCGACGGCAGGATCGGCCATATCGGCCTGTCCGAGGTCACCGTCGACGAACTCGACGAGGCGCGGGGCATCGTCGACGTGGCGAGCGTGCAGAACCGCTACAGCCTGCTCGATCGCGAGCACGAGGCCGTGCTCGACGCCTGTGACGCGGCCGGGATCGCCTTCCTGCCCTGGCGGCCCGTCCACCCGGCGGCCTCGACGGCGACGGCCGAGATCGCGGCCGTGGCGGCCGAACTCGACGCCACCGCGGCGCAGGTCGCGCTGGCGTGGCTGCTCGACCGTTCACCCGTCGTGCTGCCGATTCCGGGCACCGCGTCGCTCGACCACCTGGCGGAGAACGTCGCCGCGGGGGACCTGCGGCTGAGCGACGAGCAGCGCCGGCGCCTCGACGGGATCACGCTTCCCACTGCCGGATGA
- a CDS encoding YncE family protein, with product MTSLTCRIRRTAAVAVALAAGSALALTGTASAQPGQTTGKASGSTVESAPLVKGLYQSAYSERNNVLWATSAVGRPPVTNSSLLKVDPRTLKVKATYTPPVTNAETGAVEAVYGVAVDDEHNTVWTTNTRDNSVAVYDQRTGKHLASLPGVNHAREVVVDAKHNTAWASSFGDATVVAFDTRTFKEKKRVTAEGSSPTGLAVNARTGTAYAADLGGDRIIEITRKSESPRLIPTGDGPISIALSQDGRTAYTADQAAGGLSVVDLKKGTVTKSVPTGAGALSVATDRRSGSVLVANRTPGTVTVVDPAKGAVVETLTTGANPNHVQVTHGTAFVLDKSGTGPEGQDQAHRIRVGR from the coding sequence ATGACCTCACTCACCTGCCGCATCCGCCGTACCGCCGCAGTCGCCGTGGCCCTCGCCGCGGGCAGCGCGCTGGCCCTGACCGGCACCGCGTCCGCGCAGCCGGGCCAGACCACCGGCAAAGCGTCCGGCTCGACCGTCGAGTCCGCGCCGCTCGTGAAGGGGCTCTACCAGTCCGCGTACTCCGAGCGGAACAACGTGCTGTGGGCCACCTCCGCGGTGGGCCGGCCGCCCGTCACCAACTCCAGCCTCCTGAAGGTCGACCCGCGCACGCTGAAGGTGAAGGCCACCTACACGCCTCCCGTCACCAACGCCGAGACCGGCGCCGTCGAGGCCGTCTACGGAGTCGCCGTCGACGACGAGCACAACACCGTCTGGACGACGAACACGCGCGACAACTCAGTCGCCGTCTACGACCAGCGCACCGGCAAGCACCTCGCCTCGCTGCCCGGCGTGAACCACGCCCGTGAGGTCGTCGTGGACGCCAAGCACAACACGGCGTGGGCGAGCAGCTTCGGCGACGCCACCGTCGTCGCCTTCGACACCCGCACCTTCAAGGAGAAGAAGCGCGTCACGGCCGAGGGATCGAGCCCGACCGGCCTCGCGGTGAACGCACGGACCGGCACCGCCTACGCCGCCGACCTGGGCGGCGACCGCATCATCGAGATCACCCGGAAAAGCGAGAGCCCCCGCCTCATCCCCACCGGTGACGGCCCGATCTCCATCGCGCTCTCCCAGGACGGCCGCACCGCCTACACCGCCGACCAGGCCGCCGGGGGCCTCTCGGTCGTCGACCTCAAGAAGGGCACCGTCACGAAGTCCGTGCCGACCGGCGCGGGCGCCCTGTCCGTCGCCACCGACCGGCGTTCGGGCAGCGTCCTGGTCGCCAACCGGACCCCCGGCACCGTCACGGTCGTCGACCCCGCCAAGGGCGCCGTCGTGGAGACCCTGACCACCGGCGCCAACCCCAACCACGTCCAGGTGACACACGGTACGGCGTTCGTGCTCGACAAGTCCGGCACCGGCCCCGAGGGCCAGGACCAGGCGCACCGCATCCGCGTCGGCCGCTGA
- a CDS encoding aminotransferase class I/II-fold pyridoxal phosphate-dependent enzyme: MAAQYAISGATAKGITSSVEQAVTEGGLAPGDALPPVRRLADDLGVSAGTVATAYKELRQRGIVVTRGRGGTVVAQAPAVGTRRPPKVPQGVRDLAGGHPDPALLPVLLPPDRVDPVSGSHRGSPRRAGLEELAREWFARDGVPDDRVTFAHGALDCMARLLSVELKPGDAVAVEDPGFHHLLDLVPALGLRMVPVAVDDEGIRPDALRGALRAGVRALVCSPRGQNPVGGCFSEARRDALLEVLGGFPDVLVVEDDHNADIAGPPAYSLAAGGLARWAQVRTVSKHLSVDLRWAALACDATTLARHEGRMLLTSGWVSHVLQETVERTMADPAARALVGRAERAYTERRLALIGELARRGIPARGASGMNVWVPVRDESAVVNGLRSRGWWVAAGSRFRIATPTAVRITTAMLEVADTAPLASDFAAVLGESEATYGG, translated from the coding sequence GTGGCAGCACAATATGCGATCAGTGGCGCGACCGCCAAGGGAATCACCTCCTCGGTCGAACAGGCCGTGACCGAGGGCGGTTTGGCGCCTGGCGACGCGCTGCCTCCGGTGCGCAGGCTCGCCGACGACCTCGGGGTCAGCGCGGGGACGGTGGCGACGGCCTACAAGGAGCTCCGGCAGCGCGGGATCGTCGTGACGCGCGGGCGCGGCGGAACGGTGGTGGCACAGGCCCCGGCGGTCGGCACGCGCCGCCCGCCGAAGGTGCCGCAGGGGGTGCGCGATCTGGCGGGCGGACATCCGGATCCGGCGCTGCTTCCGGTGCTCCTTCCGCCCGACCGGGTGGACCCCGTCAGCGGTTCGCACCGCGGTTCGCCGCGCCGTGCGGGGCTTGAGGAGCTGGCCCGCGAGTGGTTCGCGCGGGACGGCGTGCCCGACGACCGGGTCACCTTCGCGCACGGGGCGCTCGACTGCATGGCGCGGCTGCTGTCCGTGGAACTGAAGCCGGGCGACGCGGTGGCCGTGGAGGACCCCGGTTTCCATCATCTCCTCGATCTGGTACCGGCGTTGGGCCTTCGCATGGTGCCGGTGGCGGTGGACGACGAGGGGATCAGGCCCGATGCGTTGCGCGGTGCGCTGCGGGCCGGGGTCAGGGCCCTGGTGTGCAGCCCTCGCGGACAGAACCCGGTGGGCGGCTGCTTCTCGGAGGCGCGGCGGGACGCCCTGCTCGAAGTCCTCGGCGGCTTCCCTGACGTCCTGGTCGTCGAGGACGATCACAACGCGGACATCGCGGGGCCGCCCGCGTACTCGCTGGCCGCCGGCGGGCTCGCACGTTGGGCCCAGGTGCGGACCGTGTCCAAGCATCTGAGCGTCGACCTGCGGTGGGCGGCGCTGGCGTGCGACGCCACCACGCTGGCCCGGCACGAGGGACGGATGCTGCTCACGTCGGGGTGGGTCAGTCACGTACTCCAGGAGACGGTCGAGCGCACGATGGCCGATCCTGCCGCGCGAGCGCTGGTGGGGCGGGCCGAGCGCGCCTACACCGAGCGGCGCCTGGCGCTGATCGGGGAGCTCGCGCGGCGCGGGATCCCGGCGCGCGGGGCGAGCGGGATGAACGTGTGGGTGCCGGTGCGGGACGAGTCCGCGGTGGTCAACGGACTGCGCTCGCGGGGGTGGTGGGTGGCCGCGGGGTCGCGCTTCCGCATCGCCACGCCCACCGCCGTACGGATCACCACGGCCATGCTGGAGGTGGCGGACACGGCGCCGCTCGCCTCGGACTTCGCCGCGGTGCTCGGCGAGTCCGAGGCCACGTACGGAGGTTGA
- a CDS encoding GNAT family N-acetyltransferase yields the protein MITWRRLDEPDFPLLRRWLEQPHVARWWNHETSPEALERDFGPAARGEEASEDLLMLLDGEPFGLVQRYRFADYPEYGAELAGQVELPQGAMSIDYLIGDPLRVGRGLGTRMIRAIVEATWTDHPDATAVLVPVHTGNHASWRVLEKAGLRRVADVSLEPDNPVDDRAHYLYRIDRPTA from the coding sequence ATGATCACCTGGCGTCGACTCGACGAACCGGACTTCCCTCTGCTGCGGCGGTGGCTGGAGCAGCCGCACGTCGCGCGCTGGTGGAACCACGAGACGTCACCCGAGGCCTTGGAGCGCGACTTCGGCCCGGCGGCCCGCGGAGAGGAGGCGTCGGAGGACCTGCTCATGCTGCTCGACGGCGAGCCGTTCGGCCTCGTCCAGCGCTACCGCTTCGCCGACTACCCCGAGTACGGCGCCGAGTTGGCCGGCCAGGTGGAACTCCCCCAGGGCGCCATGTCCATCGACTACCTCATCGGGGACCCCCTCCGGGTCGGCCGGGGGCTCGGCACGCGCATGATCCGGGCGATCGTCGAGGCCACCTGGACCGACCACCCCGATGCCACCGCGGTGCTCGTCCCCGTGCACACGGGCAATCACGCGTCCTGGCGCGTACTGGAGAAGGCGGGCCTGCGGCGCGTCGCCGACGTGTCGCTCGAACCGGACAACCCCGTCGACGACCGCGCCCACTACCTCTACCGGATCGACCGTCCTACGGCCTGA
- a CDS encoding MFS transporter: MSLSRRRAALYARIPGGIDGRRMLWIALINKAGTGLWMGAAALYFTLVTGLSVTEVGVLMGVSGAVGIAGAPLAGHLADRFPVTRVIIGAQVQQAIALLALLTTDNFSLLLVYSAVSSLADRGANVLTKLYAARIAGPDRTKYQAVQRSVSNAGWAIGGLAGALALAVGTTHAYQALLIGNVLSFLAAAALTLRCAEPPSPSRLVTDSTAPAPQARPSSPWRDRPYLLFTATEAALFLDDAVLQVGMPLWIVHATDAPHGLAPLLMVLNCVLVVCCQVPLSRFGSTPDKARGLLVPLAACFVVGCAAMAASVVGGIWPTVTALVVAAVAFTFAEILHAIASWELSIALAPDDAQGAYLGVHGLSSSAQRSGGPLLVTAVIAAGPLAWPLLGAGVIATVAAQSHLVRTRLRRPGGPAEARGALRERGQRLGS; encoded by the coding sequence GTGAGCCTCAGTCGCAGGCGGGCCGCGCTGTACGCACGCATACCAGGGGGCATCGACGGCCGCCGCATGCTCTGGATCGCACTGATCAACAAGGCGGGCACCGGACTCTGGATGGGGGCGGCGGCCCTCTACTTCACTCTGGTCACCGGGCTCTCCGTCACCGAGGTCGGCGTGCTCATGGGCGTCTCGGGGGCCGTTGGTATCGCGGGCGCACCGCTCGCGGGCCACCTCGCCGACCGCTTCCCCGTCACCCGCGTCATCATCGGTGCCCAAGTCCAGCAGGCCATCGCCCTGTTGGCGCTGCTGACCACGGACAACTTCTCCCTGCTCCTTGTCTACTCGGCCGTCAGCAGCCTCGCCGACCGCGGAGCCAACGTCCTCACCAAGCTGTACGCCGCCCGCATCGCGGGCCCGGACCGCACCAAGTACCAAGCCGTGCAGCGCTCCGTCTCCAACGCGGGCTGGGCCATCGGCGGCCTTGCCGGTGCGCTCGCCCTCGCCGTCGGCACCACCCATGCCTACCAGGCCCTGCTCATCGGCAACGTGCTCAGCTTCCTCGCCGCCGCGGCCCTCACCCTGCGCTGTGCCGAACCGCCCTCCCCCTCCCGGTTGGTCACCGACTCCACGGCCCCGGCCCCGCAGGCCAGGCCGTCCAGCCCCTGGCGCGACCGCCCCTACCTGCTGTTCACCGCCACCGAGGCGGCACTCTTCCTCGACGACGCGGTGCTCCAGGTCGGCATGCCCCTGTGGATCGTCCACGCCACCGACGCCCCGCACGGTCTCGCGCCGCTGCTCATGGTCCTCAACTGCGTGCTCGTGGTCTGCTGCCAGGTCCCCCTGTCCCGCTTCGGGAGCACGCCGGACAAGGCCCGCGGGCTCCTCGTGCCCCTCGCCGCCTGCTTCGTCGTCGGCTGCGCCGCCATGGCCGCCTCGGTGGTCGGTGGCATCTGGCCGACCGTCACGGCTCTGGTGGTCGCGGCGGTCGCCTTCACCTTCGCGGAGATCCTGCACGCCATCGCGTCCTGGGAGCTCTCCATCGCGCTCGCCCCCGACGACGCCCAGGGCGCCTACCTCGGGGTGCACGGTCTTTCCTCGTCCGCCCAGCGCAGCGGGGGACCGCTCCTGGTCACCGCCGTGATCGCCGCGGGTCCCCTCGCCTGGCCGCTGCTCGGCGCGGGCGTGATCGCGACCGTCGCGGCACAGAGCCATCTCGTACGTACGAGGCTGCGCAGGCCGGGCGGCCCCGCTGAGGCGCGGGGCGCGCTGCGCGAACGGGGCCAGCGGCTCGGGTCGTAG